Part of the Oncorhynchus masou masou isolate Uvic2021 chromosome 24, UVic_Omas_1.1, whole genome shotgun sequence genome is shown below.
ATTTCCTCCCTTAACGACTTTGACATTATCAGGCCAGGCAGTGCAATGTCCAGCCGCATTACTCTCACCGGGCTTACATTATTCAGAATGGCCGGAATGGTGAAGGGATACTGTAAGAGGCAGTGCTAGGGTTCAGATGACTGGAGAGACAACATGGTGAAGGGATAGGAGGCAGTACTAGGGTTCAGATGACTGGAGAGACAACATGGTGAAGGGATAGGAGGCAGTACTAGGGTTCAGATGACTGGAGAGACAACATGGTGAAGGGATAGGAGGCAGTACTAGGGTTCAGATGACTGGAGAGACAACATGGTGAAGGGATAGGAGGCAGAACTAGGGTtcagatgactggagagagaacATGGTGAAGGGATAGGAGGCAGAACTAGGGTTCAGATGACTGGAGAGACAACATGGTGAAGGGATAGGAGGCAGTACTAGGGTTCAGATGACTGGAGAGACAACATGGTGAAGGGATAGGAGGCAGTACTAGGGTTCAGATGACTGGAGAGACAACATGGTGAAGGGATAGGAGGCAGTACTAGGGTtcagatgactggagagagaacATGGTGAAGGGATAGGAGGCAGTACTAGGGTTCAGATGACTGGAGAGACAACATGGTGAAGGGATAGGAGGCAGTACTAGGGTTCAGATGACTGGAGAGACAACATGGTGAAGGGATAGGAGGCAGTACTAGGGTTCAGATGACTGGAGAGACAACATGGTGAAGGGATAGGAGGCAGTACTAGGGTTCAGATGACTGGAGAGACAACATGGTGAAGGGATAGGAGGCAGAACTAGGGTtcagatgactggagagagaacATGGTGAAGGGATAGGAGGCAGAACTAGGGTtcagatgactggagagagaacATGGTGAAGGGATAGGAGGCAGTACTAGGGTTCAGATGACTGGAGAGACAACATGGTGAAGGGATAGGGCAGTAGGCAGATGACTAGGGTTCAGATGACTGGAGAGACAACATGGTGAAGGGATAGGAGGCAGTACTAGGGTTCAGATGACTGGAGAGACAACATGGTGAAGGGATAGGAGGCAGTACTAGGGTTCAGATGACTGGAGAGACAACATGGTGAAGGGATAGGAGGCAGAACTAGGGTtcagatgactggagagagaacATGGTGAAGGGATAGGAGGCAGTACTAGGGTTCAGATGACTGGAGAGACAACATGGTGAAGGGATAGGAGGCAGTACTAGGGTtcagatgactggagagagaacATGGTGAAGGGATAGGAGGCAGTACTAGGGTTCAGATGACTGGAGAGACAACATGGTGAAGGGATAGGAGGCAGTACTAGGGTTCAGATGACTGGAGAGACAACATGGTGAAGGGATAGGAGGCAGTACTAGGGTTCAGATGACTGGAGAGACAACATGGTGAAGGGATAGGAGGCAGAACTAGGGTtcagatgactggagagagaacATGGTGAAGGGATAGGAGGCAGTGAAGGGATAGGAGGCAGTACTAGGGTTCAGATGACTGGAGAGACAACATGGTGAAGGGATAGGAGGCAGTACTAGGGTTCAGATGACTGGAGAGACAACATGGTGAAGGGATAGGAGGCAGTACTAGGGTTCAGATGACTGGAGAGACAACATGGTGAAGGGATAGGAGGCAGTACTAGGGTTCAGATGACTGGAGAGACAACATGGTGAAGGGATAGGAGGCAGTACTAGGGTTCAGATGACTGGAGAGACAACATGGTGAAGGGATAGGAGGCAGTACTAGGGTTCAGATGACTGGAGAGACAACATGGTGAAGGGATAGGAGGCAGAACTAGGGTtcagatgactggagagagaacATGGTGAAGGGATAGGAGGCAGTACTAGGGTTCAGATGACTGGAGAGACAACATGGTGAAGGGATAGGAGGCAGTACTAGGGTTCAGATGACTGGAGAGACAACATGGTGAAGGGATAGGAGGCAGTACTAGGGTTCAGATGACTGGAGAGACAACATGGTGAAGGGATAGGAGGCAGTACTAGGGTTCAGATGACTGGAGAGACAACATGGTGAAGGGATAGGGCAGGGGTTCAGATGACTAGGGTtcagatgactggagagagaacATGGTGAAGGGATAGGAGGCAGAACTAGGGTTCAGATGACTGGAGAGACAACATGGTGAAGGGATAGGAGGCAGTACTAGGGTTCAGATGACTGGAGAGACAACATGGTGAAGGGATAGGAGGCAGTACTAGGGTTCAGATGACTGGAGAGACAACATGGTGAAGGGATAGGAGGCAGTACTAGGGTTCAGATGACTGGAGAGACAACATGGTGAAGGGATAGGAGGCAGTACTAGGGTTCAGATGACTGAGAGACAACATGGTGAAGGGATAGGAGGCAGTACTAGGGTTCAGATGACTGGAGAGACAACATGGTGAAGGGATAGACAGTACtagggtggactggagggagacaaCATGGTGAAGGGATAGGAGGCAGTACTAGGGTTCAGATGACTGGAGAGACAACATGGTGAAGGGATAGTTCAGATGACTGGAGAGACAACATGGTGAAGGGATAGGAGGCAGTACTAGGGTTCAGATGACTGGAGAGACAACATGGTGAAGGGATAGGAGGCATGGTGATGAGGAGACAACATGGTGAAGGGATAGGAGGCAGAACTAGGGTTCAGATGACTGGAGAGACAACATGGTGAAGGGATACTAGGGTTCAGATGACTGAAGACAACATAGGTGAAGGGATAGGAGGCAGAACTAGGGTTCAGATGACTGGAGAGACAACATGGTGAAGGGATAGGAGGCAGAACTAGGGTTCAGATGACTGGAGAGACAACATGGTGAAGGGATAGGAGGCAGAACTAGGGTTCAGATGACTGGAGAGACAACATGGTGAAGGGATAGGAGGCAGTACTAGGGTTCAGATGACTGGAGAGACAACATGGTGAAGGGATAGGAGGCAGTACTAGGGTTCAGATGACTGGAGAGACAACATGGTGAAGGGATAGGAGACAGTACTAGGGTtcagatgactggagagagaacATGGTGAAGGGATAGGAGGCAGTACTAGGGTTCAGATGACTGGAGAGACAACATGGTGAAGGGATAAGAGGCAGTACTAGGGTTCAGATGACTGGAGAGACAACATGGTGAAGGGATAGGAGGCAGTACTAGGGTTCAGATGACTGGAGAGACAACATGGTGAAGGGATAGGAGGCAGAACTAGGGTtcagatgactggagagagaacATGGTGAAGGGATAGGAGGCAGTACTAGGGTTCAGATGACTGGAGAGACAACATGGTGAAGGGATAGGAGGCAGTACTAGGGTTCAGATGACTGGAGAGACAACATGGTGAAGGGATAGGAGGCAGTACTAGGGTTCAGATGACTGGAGAGACAACATGGTGAAGGGATAGGAGGCAGTACTAGGGTTCAGATGACTGGAGAGACAACATGGTGAAGGGATAGGAGGCAGTACTAGGGTTCAGATGACTGGAGAGACAACATGGTGAAGGGATAGGAGGCAGAACTAGGGTTCAGATGACTGGAGAGACAACATGGTGAAGGGATAGGAGGCAGTACTAGGGTTCAGATGACTGGAGAGACAACATGGTGAAGGGATAGGAGGCAGTACTAGGGTtcagatgactggagagagaacATGGTGAAGGGATAGGAGGCAGTACTAGGGTACACAACTGGAGAGACAACATGGTGAAGGGATAGGAGGCAGTACTAGGGTTCAGATGACTGGAGACAACATGGTGAAGGGATAGGAGGCAGTACTGACTGGAGGGTTCAGATGACAACATGGGGATAGGAGGCAGTACTAGGGTtcagatgactggagagagaacATGGTGAAGGGATAGGAGGCAGTACTAGGGTACACAACTGGAGAGACATGGTGAAGCAGTTGAAGTAGGTTTTAAATATATTCCTTTTCTGACTGACACTAAACCCTACAATTGTATTATACATTTCTGACAGACATAAAATAATGCAGacttgtttacatttttgttatttagcagacactcttatccagagcaacttacatgaGGTATTAGggctaagtgccttgctcaagtgcaCAATGAGATTTTCACCTAGCCGGCTCGAGgatcgaaccagtgaccttttctGCAACAATGACCAAGTTCTCAAACTGTCTTGTCCCTTGAATATAAATGGAAAGACAGTGCTATCTAGTGTTCACAAATGGAAGCACATCTGACAAAGTTCTGCACTTTCACAGTATGATACTTCGAAAAAGTATGTATTTAATCAAAAGATAGCATACATATATCATATGAATACTTGCATTACTTTACATGGCTCACTCTGTAGGCTTCCTATCAGTATGAGATAGAATCTTATCGGTTGTAAGGATGCATTGAGGAGGCAGCCTTGATGTTTGTCTTGATGTTGCATGGCATTTTccctgaaaaataaaataaacaaatcagTTACAGAGTAGTCTTTTTCTCAATACCTGAATGGTCTGGTACATTTAAAGTCATTTTTTCTCCAGGACTAGGAATCTGAAAAACCAACTGCCCTTATTATTCAGGTCTATAGAACCTTGAGTTATGGCCTTAAAGTGAATAAAACACTTAAGTGTAGCAAAGCAAGACTCAGGTCTATATGACATTCAGGATCTTCATACCTGGCTGTCCTTGCTGCTGAGGAGCACCAGGCCCCATGCCTTGCTGCTGGCCTGAACCCCCACCGATGGTGACCTGCTGTAAGGTGGGACCTCCACTCATCATGGGCCCTTGTCCTGTGTGTCCAGGGGCCACAGGACCAGGGGGCCTGCACTTCGAAAGCCCCTTCCCAAATCCCACCGCTGCCACCAGTGCATTGGTGTCAGCAGGGTTGAAAGAGGGTTTGTTTTGCCGTATAGCtaaaacagagaggagagtgcaTAAGTATCAACTCCATACCATGGATTTTTAGGTTAGACCGCCTGTACATCTTGAGTATATAAGCATCAATAAACTCCATAACAGTTCTTACGTTAGCGTATCTGTAAATGTTCTCAGGTAAAAAGGGAATCTTGGTTCAATCAGTGTACCTGCACTGTCTGCATCCCTGTCATCGCGAGGATTGTTCAGTTTCTCCAGTAGATTTGAACAGAGTTTGTTCAGTGTCTGGATTTGTTTCTGTTGGGAGAAAAACAAGGCATTATTTTGTTACTCCAACTTGAGTTGTTGGATAGATAGACTACAATGTACATGGGTGCATTACATGACAAGCACCATTTTACTTTGTGTCTTCCCACCAAACAAGATAAGTTTGTGTTCATTTGGGCATATGTAACTAACTGTTATAGTACCGTAACCTCATTCCACAGCTTGAAATGTACGCACAAACGTTCGCAAACAGTTACATGTGTTTGAGAGGCAGATGACCCTGGTATGAGCCGTTGTACGGCCAGCTCACCTGCTAAGCACAGTGACGGCCGTCACGCTGGCTTGAAGTGGCTTCAATATTTTATTATCCTTTTCAGCAACAGGTGGATGTAGAATTTCCCTCAGTAGTATGAAAATGATACAGGTCTCCTTATGTGAACCAGGGAGCTGCTTTCCTCTCAAACTGCAGTATGATTAGATGAAGACCAAGTCAGTTTACCTGTGCCACCTCAGGTCCTATCCGGGCAGCTTCCGCACTCAGCTGTTTCTCCTGCTCCTCCACCTCAGGATCAGGCTTGGTGCGCAGGTGATCCGGCACAATCTCATGGCTGAAAACAGGCACGCGTTGCTCGGTCAGTTTCTGGAGAGAGGGGGCAGTGTGTACGGCGGTAAGCAAAGACTAGGGTATGTCAtcaccaataaatccatgatcaccaataaatccatgataatctaaaatttcaataagcatttttctacaggtagccatgctttcctcctggctaccccaaccccagccaacaAACAGCGCCGCACCCCTCGCAGCTacagtggcggcagggtagcctagtggttagagcattggactagtaaccggaaggttgcaagttcaaaaccctgagctgacaaggtacaaatctgtcgttctgccgctgaacaggtagttaacccactgttcctccgtcattgaaaataagaatttgttctttaactgacttgcctagttaaataaaggttaaaaaaaagtgggagaacaagtatttgatacattgccgattttgccacttttccaacttacaaagcatgtagaggtctgtaatttttatcataggtacagttcaactgtgagagatggaatctaaaacaatccagaaaatcacattgtatgacttTTAATAATTtttaaagtaattaatttgcattttattgcatgacatatgtatttgatacatcagaaaagcagaacttaatatttggtacagaaacctgtgtttgcaattacagagatcatatattTTTGAGACTGTGgacccagctctcttcaggttattgaccaggtcctgttgtgtagttctgggctgatccctcaccttcctcatgatcattgatgccccacgaggtgagatcttgcatggaaccccagaccgagggtgattgaccgtcatcttgaacttcttccattttctaataattgtgccaacagatgttgccttctcaccaagctgcttgcctgttGTCCTGtggcccatcccagccttgtgcaggtctacaaattatccctgatgtccttacaccctctctggtcttggccattgtggagaggttggagtctgtttgattgagtgtgtggacaggtgtctttcttACAAGTAATgatttcaaacaggtgcagttaatacaggtaatgagcggagaacaggagggcttcttaaagaaaaactaagaggtctgtgagagccggaattcttactggttggtaggtgatcaaatacttatatcatgcaataaaatgctaattaattacttacttaaatcatacaatgtgattttctggatttttgatttagattccatctctcacagttgaagtggacctatgataaaaattacagacctctacatgctttgtaagttggaaaacttgcaaaatcagcagtgtatcaaatacttgttctccccactgtacttgccagagcctccccagcttctccttcacccatatccagatcacagatgttctgaaagagctgcaaaacctggacccgtacaaatcagctgggctagacaatttggaccctctctttctaaaattatctgccgccattgttgcaacccctactaccagtctgttcaacctcttatttcgtccgagatccctaaagattggaaagctgccgcggtcatccccctcttcaaagggggagacactctagacccaaactgttacagacctatatccatccttcctgcctttctaaagtctttcaAAGCAAGTAAATAAACaaatcactgaccattttgaatcccactgtaccttctccgctgtgcaatccggtttccaagctggtcacgggtcacctcagccacgctcaaggaaCTAAACGATATTATAACCgacatcgataaaagacagtactgtgcagccgtcttcatcgaccttgccaaggctttcgactctgtcaatcacttaTTGGCacactcaatagccttggtttctcaaataactgccttgcctagttcaccaactactttgcagatagagttcagtgtgtaaaatcggacagcctgttgtccggacctctggccgtctctatgggggtaccacagggttcaattcctgggtcgactcttttctctgtatacatcaacgatgtcactcttgctgcgggtgattccctgatccacctctacgcagacaacaccattctatatacttctggcccctctttggacactgttaactaacctccagacgagcttcaatgcaatacaactctccttccgtggcctccaactgctcttaaacgctagcaaaaataaatgcatgcttttcaaccgttcgctgccacacccgcccgacgagcatcactactctggacggtcactactctggacggttcttacctggaatacgtggacaactacaaatacctaggcgtctggctagactgtaaactctccttccagactcatatcaaacatctccaatcgaaaatcaaatcaagaatcggctttctatttcgcaacaaagcctcattcaattacgccgccaaacttaccctagtaaaactgactatcctaccaatcttcgacttcggcgatgtcatctacaaaatagcttccaatactctactcagtaaattggatgcagtctatcacagcaccattcgtttttttttttaccaaagcgccttgtaccacccaccactgcgacctgtatgctctaggcagctggccctcgctacatattcgtcgccagacccactggctccaggtcatctacaagtctgctaggtaaagctccgccttatctcagcgcactggtcacgataacaacacccacccgtagcatgcactccagcaggtatatctcacgggtcatccccaaagcaaacacctaatttggcctcctttccttccagttctctgctgccagtgactggaatgaattgcaaaaatcgctgaagccttacatttccctcactaactttatcagctatctgagcagctaaccaatcgctgcagctgtccattatccatctgtaaatagaacacccaatctacctacctcttccccatattgtttttatttactttgctgctctttggcacaccagtatcactacttacacaccatcatctgctcatcatcatctgctcatctatcactccagtgttaatctgctaaattgtaattactttgctactatggcctatttattgccatacctcctcatgccatttgtacacactgtatatagacctttcTTTCTatcgtgttattgactgtacgcttgtttattccatgtaactctgttgtttctgtcgcactgctttgctttatcttggccaggtcacagttgtaaatgagaacttgttctcaaccagcttaattggtaaaataaaggtgaaataaaataaataaatgtgtgtCAAAAACTATTCTcctctagcctggttaaaccagactcAATGCTGTTCTCACCATTGTTTCACTGCCTGAGTACAgcattcagtctggtttaaccaggctaatcCTCATCCACAGAAAAGATACTCACAGCTAGTTCTTCATCCCTGTCTGGAGACAACAGCAGGGGGATGATGATCTGCTGACGGAAAGATGGTGTCTTCTCATTCCGCAACAGTTTATTGATGGTGTTCAACTGACCGGACAAGAGGGCAAAGTTGTCCAACACAGAGGGCCTATTGTCCAATTATAGAGAGACTTCATGAATTAACTATTAGAGTACATTTATTTTCATACAATTATATTAATTAATTTATCCAAATAGGTAACCAAGTCTCGCAATTGCTTTCAGCAATGCCATCCAAAAGCAACACTGGGACCTAGCTAGCTTACTCCAAACGTATAATATGCAATTTATGTAcaaagccatttttacatcagccgatcaGATGACGATGTGTGAAAATATGGCATAATTTAAACAGCTCGACACCCAAATGCGCATCCAAAAAAGTATAATGCATAATTATGgaagaatcaatcaatcaaatgtatttaaaagccctttttacatcagcagatgctTATACAGAAACCTAGTCTAAATCCCCAAACAGCCAGCAATGCAGAAGTAGAAGCCCGGTGGTTTAAACAAATCCCTAGAATGGAGGGAACCTATGAAGAAACCAGGCAAGCATACGAACTAaagttagctaactaacgttgGTATTTAGCTCGTCACTTGCTAGGTAGCAGATTGTAACCGGCTAATGTGATGCAGTCAGCCATCTGGGAACAAAGCAGCTAATTGTCTGCCTAGACGATACTTTTCATAGCTATAGCAGCTAAGTTAGTCACTTACCATGTCAGTCGTTCATACTCGTTTTC
Proteins encoded:
- the LOC135513077 gene encoding mediator of RNA polymerase II transcription subunit 8-like; this translates as MQQREEKLLDASVESLISRVAHLKNALHSFIYKLENEYERLTWPSVLDNFALLSGQLNTINKLLRNEKTPSFRQQIIIPLLLSPDRDEELAKLTEQRVPVFSHEIVPDHLRTKPDPEVEEQEKQLSAEAARIGPEVAQKQIQTLNKLCSNLLEKLNNPRDDRDADSAAIRQNKPSFNPADTNALVAAVGFGKGLSKCRPPGPVAPGHTGQGPMMSGGPTLQQVTIGGGSGQQQGMGPGAPQQQGQPGKMPCNIKTNIKAASSMHPYNR